One Natronomonas moolapensis 8.8.11 genomic region harbors:
- a CDS encoding LURP-one-related/scramblase family protein produces the protein MSEPSTTDSAVETYDISTVDLNDDRYVVKQSAIRNKYVVRDSVGETVLRGKQKLFKMKEEFPFVAGDGEDAFTVKAGGIVDIAGTYAITDAGTGEEVVALDEDLSLLVENWTIRDPETGAPLARIRSKNRLLSALRHLVSVANLVPNKYEIFDADGDHVGDIEGQFSLRDTYTVSIDDAGNVPKEAVIAAACVLDALENN, from the coding sequence GTGTCAGAACCCTCCACTACCGACTCGGCGGTCGAGACGTACGATATCTCCACGGTTGATCTGAACGACGACCGCTACGTGGTCAAGCAGTCGGCGATCCGGAACAAGTACGTCGTCCGCGATAGCGTCGGTGAGACCGTCCTGCGCGGGAAGCAGAAGCTGTTTAAGATGAAAGAGGAGTTCCCGTTCGTGGCCGGCGACGGCGAGGACGCGTTCACCGTGAAAGCGGGCGGTATCGTGGACATCGCCGGAACCTACGCCATCACAGACGCCGGTACCGGCGAGGAGGTCGTCGCTCTCGACGAGGACCTCTCGCTGCTCGTCGAGAACTGGACGATCCGGGACCCCGAGACCGGAGCGCCGCTGGCGAGGATTCGATCCAAAAACAGGCTCCTCTCGGCGCTCCGTCACCTCGTCTCCGTCGCGAATCTCGTCCCGAATAAATACGAGATATTCGATGCGGACGGCGACCACGTCGGCGACATCGAGGGGCAGTTCTCGCTGCGGGACACCTACACGGTCAGTATCGACGACGCGGGCAACGTCCCGAAGGAAGCAGTAATCGCCGCCGCCTGCGTCCTCGACGCACTCGAAAACAACTGA